The following proteins are co-located in the Phragmites australis chromosome 10, lpPhrAust1.1, whole genome shotgun sequence genome:
- the LOC133930833 gene encoding probable beta-1,3-galactosyltransferase 14 codes for MPSSPKVFFASASSRRAGALRRLLASPAFSAACLLFGLAGFLSAALTLSRSPAAASARCPDSSRPLSVSVAWDRRPGDGAGAAELPASLATGSRGRHKVMAFVGIFTGFGSIGRRRALRRTWLPADRQGLLRLEEATGLAFRFVIGKSNSKNKMAVLEREVEEYDDFVLLDLEEEYSRLPYKTLAFFKAAYALFDSDFYVKADDDIYLRPDRLSLLLAKERSHPQTYIGCMKKGPVFTDPKLKWYEPQSHLLGSEYFLHAYGPIYALSADVVASLVALRNNSFRMFNNEDVTIGSWMLAMNVNHENTHALCEPDCTESSIAVWDIPKCSGLCHPEVKMLELHQRKECTGGPTEAAEVSEDR; via the exons ATGCCCAGCTCGCCCAAGGTCTTcttcgcctccgcctcctcccgccgcgccggggcgctccgcCGGCTGCTCGCCTCGCCGGCCTTCTCCGCCGCCTGCCTCCTCTTCGGCCTCGCCGGGTTCCTCTCCGCCGCCCTAACCCTCTCCCGctccccggccgccgcctccgcgcgctgcccggactcctcccgcccgCTCTCCGTCTCCGTCGCGTGGGACCGGAGGCCCGGGGATGGCGCGGGGGCCGCCGAGCTCCCAGCCTCGCTCGCCACGGGATCGCGCGGGAGGCACAAGGTCATGGCCTTCGTCGGGATCTTCACTGGGTTCGGCTCCAtagggcggcggcgcgcgctgCGGCGGACGTGGCTCCCAGCAGATCGGCAAGGTCTACTTCG ATTGGAGGAAGCTACTGGTCTGGCATTCCGGTTCGTGATTGGGAAAAGCAATTCCAAGAATAAGATGGCTGTTCTTGAAAGAGAGGTTGAAGAATATGATGATTTTGTGCTTTTAGATCTTGAGGAGGAGTATAGCAGGCTCCCATACAAAAC GTTAGCTTTCTTTAAGGCTGCCTATGCattgtttgattctgatttTTATGTCAAAGCTGATGATGACATTTACTTGAGACCAG ATAGACTTTCCTTGCTTCTGGCTAAGGAACGGTCGCACCCACAAACATATATCGGATGCATGAAAAAGGGGCCTGTTTTTACCGATCCAAAGTTGAAATG GTACGAGCCACAATCCCACTTACTTGGATCAGAATACTTCCTTCATGCATATGGGCCTATTTATGCTTTGTCAGCTGATGTGGTGGCAAGCTTGGTTGCTTTGAGAAACAACAG TTTCCGTATGTTTAACAATGAGGATGTTACTATCGGATCCTGGATGCTTGCTATGAACGTCAACCATGAGAACACGCATGCACTTTGTGAACCTGACTGCACGGAGTCCTCAATTGCTGTTTGGGATATTCCAAAATGCTCAG GGCTATGCCACCCAGAGGTAAAAAT
- the LOC133930834 gene encoding GDSL esterase/lipase At5g45910-like, which produces MAAQLVVALLAISSTFLAVSGQKFNAIYSFGDSMSDTGNLCVNGPPAGLTLTQPPYGETFFGRATCRCSDGRLVVDFLAQKLGLPLLKPSKQGGADFKTGANMAIIGATTMDSGFFQSLGIGDKIWNNGPLNTQIQWFQQLMPSICGSTQACKSYLSNSLFVLGEFGGNDYNAQIFGGYSPEQASGQCPTIVDAIGKGVEQLINLGAMYIVVPGVLPVGCFPIYLTLYQTSNAGDYDQYGCLKRFNALSSYHNSLLQSKVSSLQSKYPGARIMYADFYSHVYEMVKSPGNYGFSTNLMACCGAGGGKYNYQNSARCGMQGAYACSNPASSLSWDGIHLTEAAYKQIADGWLNGAYCHPAILS; this is translated from the exons ATGGCGGCTCAGCTCGTCGTCGCGCTTCTCGCCATCTCCTCTACTTTCTTGGCCGTCTCCGGCCAGAAGTTCAACGCCATCTATAGCTTCGGCGACTCGATGTCAGACACCGGCAACCTCTGCGTGAACGGTCCCCCCGCCGGCCTCACCCTCACCCAGCCACCCTACGGCGAGACGTTCTTCGGCCGCGCCACCTGCCGCTGCTCCGACGGCCGCCTCGTCGTCGACTTCCTCG CTCAGAAGCTCGGGCTGCCGCTGCTGAAGCCGTCGAAGCAGGGCGGCGCCGACTTCAAGACTGGAGCGAACATGGCGATCATCGGCGCGACGACCATGGACTCGGGCTTCTTCCAGTCTCTCGGCATCGGGGACAAGATCTGGAACAACGGGCCCCTCAACACCCAGATCCAGTGGTTCCAGCAGCTGATGCCGTCCATCTGTGGCTCGACGCAGG CTTGCAAGTCCTACCTCTCCAACTCCCTCTTCGTCCTCGGCGAGTTCGGCGGCAACGACTACAACGCCCAGATCTTCGGCGGCTACTCCCCGGAGCAGGCCAGCGGCCAGTGCCCCACCATCGTCGACGCCATCGGCAAGGGCGTCGAG CAACTGATCAACCTCGGTGCGATGTACATTGTGGTCCCCGGCGTGCTGCCGGTGGGGTGCTTCCCGATCTACCTGACGCTGTACCAGACCTCGAACGCCGGTGACTACGACCAGTACGGCTGCCTGAAGCGCTTCAACGCGCTGTCGAGCTACCACAACTCGCTGCTGCAGAGCAAGGTGTCCAGCCTGCAGAGCAAGTACCCCGGGGCCCGGATCATGTACGCCGACTTCTACAGCCACGTCTACGAGATGGTCAAGAGCCCCGGCAACTACG GATTCAGCACGAACCTGATGGCGTGCTGCGGCGCCGGCGGGGGCAAGTACAACTACCAGAACAGCGCGCGGTGCGGTATGCAGGGCGCGTACGCGTGCTCCAACCCGGCGTCGTCGCTGAGCTGGGACGGCATCCACCTGACGGAGGCGGCGTACAAGCAGATCGCCGACGGCTGGCTCAACGGGGCCTACTGCCACCCGGCCATCTTGTCCTAG